A genome region from Heliomicrobium undosum includes the following:
- a CDS encoding restriction endonuclease subunit S — protein sequence MGKKIKLPNEELLLQSLVISEDKPFDVPSNWVWVRLGSVAKWGSGGTPSRKFPEYYTGNIPWIKTGELNNNIIFDTEEKITEQAIKNSSAKLFPVNTVVIAMYGATIGKVAILGVEATTNQACACAVCLSCLDYKYLFYYLLSQKEQFIEKGKGGAQPNISQEIIKQHAIPLPPISEQRRIVILIESLFEKLDRVKELVQNALDSFETRKSAILHKAITGELTAKWRVENGVDYKSDWRVRPFKEIATVKSNLVDPMENKDLPHIAPDNIEKRTGRLLAYNTIEQDGVTSPKHRFYAGQILYSKIRPYLSKAVVVDFDGLCSADMYPIETQLNTRYLWYYMLSDDFVLAASSAGSRSVLPKINQKELGELKILCPPISEQKEIVRILDEVLEIEQKAKELCDVVENIELMKKSILARAFRGELGTNNPNEESALELLKEVLRKKTENNCVGSGIKLLG from the coding sequence ATGGGTAAGAAAATAAAGTTACCGAATGAAGAATTGTTATTGCAGTCATTGGTAATAAGCGAGGACAAGCCATTTGATGTGCCGAGTAATTGGGTGTGGGTAAGGTTAGGGAGCGTTGCAAAGTGGGGATCTGGGGGTACTCCATCCAGAAAATTTCCCGAATATTATACTGGAAATATTCCGTGGATAAAGACGGGGGAATTAAATAATAATATAATTTTTGATACAGAAGAAAAAATTACTGAACAGGCAATAAAAAATTCTAGCGCTAAATTATTTCCTGTTAATACTGTAGTCATAGCTATGTACGGGGCTACAATAGGTAAGGTTGCAATTCTTGGAGTTGAGGCAACGACAAATCAGGCATGTGCATGTGCAGTATGCCTCAGTTGTTTGGATTATAAATATTTATTCTACTATCTTCTGTCGCAAAAAGAACAATTTATCGAAAAAGGTAAAGGTGGAGCACAACCCAATATTTCGCAGGAAATAATAAAGCAACATGCAATTCCGCTTCCTCCGATTTCTGAACAACGACGAATAGTAATTCTAATAGAATCACTTTTTGAAAAACTAGACAGAGTAAAAGAACTTGTACAGAATGCACTTGATTCTTTTGAAACTAGAAAATCAGCTATTTTGCATAAGGCTATTACGGGTGAACTGACGGCAAAATGGCGAGTGGAGAACGGCGTAGATTATAAAAGCGATTGGAGAGTTAGGCCATTTAAAGAGATTGCTACGGTAAAAAGTAATTTAGTTGACCCTATGGAAAATAAAGATCTTCCTCACATTGCGCCTGATAATATAGAAAAAAGAACGGGTAGATTGCTTGCTTATAACACTATTGAACAAGACGGGGTAACCAGTCCAAAACATCGGTTTTATGCTGGACAAATTTTGTATTCTAAAATACGACCATATTTATCTAAGGCTGTTGTGGTTGATTTTGATGGACTTTGTAGTGCAGATATGTACCCGATTGAAACACAACTTAACACTAGATACTTATGGTATTATATGCTGTCTGATGATTTCGTATTAGCCGCATCTTCAGCTGGTTCAAGATCGGTCTTACCCAAGATAAATCAAAAAGAACTTGGGGAATTGAAGATATTATGTCCACCAATATCGGAACAAAAAGAGATTGTTCGTATTTTAGACGAGGTGCTTGAAATCGAGCAGAAGGCAAAAGAACTCTGTGATGTAGTCGAAAACATAGAACTTATGAAAAAGTCAATTCTTGCTCGCGCTTTCCGTGGAGAACTAGGCACAAATAACCCAAATGAAGAAAGTGCCTTGGAACTGTTGAAAGAGGTTTTACGAAAGAAGACCGAAAATAATTGTGTGGGAAGCGGCATTAAACTACTTGGGTAA
- a CDS encoding class I SAM-dependent DNA methyltransferase has translation MTNQEIVAKLWNLCNVLRDDGITYHQYVTELTYILFLKMAKETDTEGQIPEKYRWDELVKKQGIELKKFYYELLNHLGENSSGRIREIYSGARSNIDEPKNLQKIIQSINDLDWYSAKVEGLGTLYEGLLEKNANEKKSGAGQYFTPRVLIDIMVQLVDPKPDELCNDPACGTFGFMIAADRYIKEKTDNLFDLTPEQQEFQKKFAFTGCELVHDTHRLALMNAMLHDIEGEILLGDTLSNAGKKLKGYDVVLTNPPFGTKKGGERATRDDFVYPTSNKQLNFLQHIYRSLKPNGKARAAVILPDNVLFADGDGARIRADLMDKCNLHTILRLPTGIFYAQGVKTNVLFFTLGTTDKGNTKEVWFYDLRTNMQSFGKTTPLKHDHFNAFMAAYTAEDRRDVNDERFSMFTRDQIKEKNDSLDLGLIKDESVLNYDDLQDPIENGEVVVDQLEEAIDLIMSVVKELKSLGGTK, from the coding sequence TTGACGAACCAAGAAATCGTAGCGAAACTGTGGAACTTATGCAATGTGCTCCGCGATGACGGCATTACCTATCACCAGTATGTGACAGAGCTCACCTACATCTTGTTTTTGAAGATGGCGAAGGAGACGGACACAGAGGGACAGATTCCGGAGAAGTACCGCTGGGATGAACTTGTAAAAAAGCAAGGGATCGAATTAAAGAAGTTCTATTACGAGTTGTTAAATCACCTTGGGGAGAATTCCAGCGGAAGAATCAGAGAAATCTATTCCGGCGCCCGTTCGAATATCGACGAACCGAAAAACCTCCAGAAGATCATCCAATCGATCAATGATCTCGATTGGTATTCCGCGAAGGTAGAAGGTCTCGGCACCCTTTACGAGGGGCTTTTAGAGAAAAACGCCAACGAGAAAAAATCAGGGGCCGGGCAGTATTTTACACCTCGCGTGCTGATCGATATCATGGTGCAACTCGTGGATCCGAAGCCGGACGAACTGTGCAACGACCCCGCTTGCGGGACCTTCGGCTTCATGATCGCTGCGGATCGTTACATTAAGGAAAAGACGGATAACCTCTTTGATCTGACGCCTGAACAACAAGAGTTTCAGAAGAAGTTTGCCTTTACCGGTTGCGAACTCGTCCATGACACCCATAGACTTGCGCTCATGAATGCGATGCTTCATGATATCGAAGGCGAAATTCTCTTAGGCGACACGCTTTCAAACGCAGGGAAGAAGCTCAAAGGGTATGACGTGGTCCTGACCAACCCCCCGTTCGGCACGAAAAAGGGCGGCGAGCGCGCCACCCGTGATGACTTTGTCTATCCCACCTCTAACAAACAACTGAACTTCTTGCAACATATCTACCGTTCTCTTAAACCGAACGGCAAGGCTAGGGCGGCAGTAATCTTACCTGATAACGTGCTTTTTGCCGATGGTGATGGGGCGAGAATCCGCGCCGACTTGATGGATAAGTGTAATCTGCACACGATTTTGAGGTTGCCCACAGGAATTTTCTATGCGCAGGGTGTCAAAACCAATGTGCTTTTCTTCACTCTCGGCACAACGGATAAAGGCAATACTAAAGAAGTATGGTTTTATGATCTGCGGACGAATATGCAGAGTTTTGGGAAGACGACGCCCCTGAAACATGACCATTTCAACGCCTTTATGGCTGCGTACACGGCAGAGGACAGAAGGGACGTCAATGATGAGCGTTTCTCTATGTTCACTAGGGATCAAATAAAAGAGAAGAACGACAGCTTGGATTTAGGTTTAATTAAAGATGAAAGTGTATTAAATTATGACGATTTACAAGATCCTATAGAGAACGGAGAAGTAGTGGTTGATCAACTCGAAGAAGCTATTGATTTGATAATGAGTGTTGTAAAAGAGCTAAAAAGCCTGGGTGGTACTAAGTAA
- the hsdR gene encoding type I restriction-modification system endonuclease has product MKSNFTFLEEKWPLLSSLGSTAEKYLYTDANSCLIKLGLFAESIVRLMLASDNIPEPQEDNTHANRIKLLKREGLIPRDIDEILHSIRKSRNDAVHEGYDSIERAKVLLEFAHKLGIWFMQTYGDWDFEPSAFVMPRKTSADKDYRSIIEAQEEKIKQLTFVMQTASESQAAVPRADRKKRANNFADQINLSEKETRYLIDEQLRKVGWEVDTIHLRYSKGTRPQKGRNMAIAEWPTDSATGKGGYADYALFVGTKLVGIIEAKRQYTDIPSVIDYQCKDYAKQIKAEHAGYLAGKWGEYQVPFLFATNGRKYLKQLETKSGIWFLDARKPTNIPKAQQGWVSPLGLVELLERDIDKAEQALKETGYDLLTDKGGLNLRSYQIEAIQAAERAVIKGEQAILISMATGTGKTRTILGLIYRLLSAKRINRILFLVDRTALGEQTQDVFKEVKLEDLMTLNEIYNIKELDDKDIDKETKLHVATVQSLIKRIMYNEGESMPAVTDYDLIVIDEAHRGYILDKEMGEDELLYRNQDDYVSKYRTVIDYFDAVKIAMTATPALHTVEIFGKPVFNYSYREAVIEGYLVDHNAPHNLKTKLSIEGIHYDKGETVAIYDPVTGEITNSYELEDELNFDIDSFNRKVITESFNRTVLEEIVKHINPEGEGKTLIFAVDDSHADLIVKILREIFEEYGVDNEAVKKITGSVDKGNKKKIAEAIKKFKNEKYPNIAVTVDLLTTGVDVPEITTLVFMRRVKSRILFEQMLGRATRLCPEINKTHFEIFDPVGVYESLDPVSTMKPVVANPTTTFEDLIQGLATLPAEEQQKNQIDMIIAKLQRKKRTISGKTLEHFIDLAGGKNPAQFIESLQSLPVEKAKDQILRNKRLFELLNEGSGRPAEPVVISDKKDELVWHTRGYGNAEKPEDYLAEFKRFIHDNMDKIAALKIVCTRPKELTRDALKRLKLELDRNKFTEVQLNTAWKELKNEDIAADIITFIRQQAIGSPLISHEERIKKAVNKLRKNHPFSKMELDWLRRIENHLLHESVIDKATFDGGAFKSNGGYKTINKIFKNKLDDIIAELNDYLYEDWSA; this is encoded by the coding sequence GTGAAATCAAACTTCACCTTTCTTGAAGAGAAGTGGCCCTTACTATCATCTCTCGGCAGCACGGCAGAAAAATATCTGTATACAGACGCCAACTCCTGTCTCATCAAGTTGGGCTTATTCGCCGAGTCCATCGTTCGACTCATGCTGGCTTCAGACAATATCCCTGAGCCGCAAGAAGACAACACCCATGCCAATCGGATCAAACTGTTGAAAAGGGAAGGGCTTATTCCGAGAGACATCGATGAAATCCTCCATTCGATCCGAAAATCGCGAAACGATGCCGTCCATGAAGGCTACGACTCTATAGAGCGGGCGAAAGTGCTCCTTGAATTCGCTCATAAACTGGGCATTTGGTTCATGCAAACCTATGGGGACTGGGACTTTGAACCCTCTGCCTTTGTCATGCCGAGAAAAACGAGTGCAGATAAAGATTACCGCTCGATCATCGAAGCCCAGGAAGAGAAGATCAAGCAATTGACATTTGTGATGCAAACCGCTTCCGAAAGCCAAGCTGCTGTACCCAGAGCCGATAGAAAAAAAAGAGCCAACAATTTCGCTGACCAAATCAACCTATCGGAAAAAGAAACGCGCTACCTTATCGATGAACAACTGCGAAAAGTGGGCTGGGAAGTCGACACCATTCATCTTCGCTACTCAAAAGGGACAAGACCACAAAAGGGCAGGAACATGGCGATTGCCGAGTGGCCGACCGATTCGGCCACCGGAAAGGGCGGCTATGCCGATTACGCTTTGTTTGTGGGGACCAAACTGGTGGGCATCATCGAAGCGAAACGTCAATACACGGACATACCGTCTGTGATTGATTACCAATGCAAGGACTATGCGAAGCAGATCAAAGCGGAGCACGCGGGATACCTCGCTGGCAAGTGGGGCGAATACCAGGTCCCCTTTCTCTTTGCGACAAATGGCCGGAAGTATCTGAAACAGCTTGAAACCAAGTCGGGGATATGGTTTTTGGACGCCCGAAAGCCGACCAACATTCCGAAGGCGCAGCAGGGGTGGGTCAGCCCGCTGGGGCTTGTGGAACTGCTGGAACGGGATATTGACAAAGCAGAACAAGCATTGAAAGAGACCGGCTATGATCTCTTAACGGACAAAGGCGGCCTTAACTTGCGATCCTATCAGATCGAAGCGATTCAGGCGGCGGAGCGGGCGGTCATCAAAGGTGAACAGGCCATTCTCATCTCCATGGCCACAGGCACAGGCAAAACGCGCACGATACTCGGATTAATTTACCGTCTGCTCTCGGCGAAACGCATTAACCGGATATTGTTTTTAGTTGATCGCACCGCACTCGGGGAACAGACGCAAGACGTCTTCAAGGAAGTCAAGCTGGAAGATCTCATGACGCTCAATGAGATTTACAATATCAAAGAACTGGACGATAAAGACATCGACAAAGAGACGAAGCTGCACGTCGCCACCGTGCAAAGCCTGATCAAGCGGATCATGTACAATGAAGGCGAAAGCATGCCTGCCGTCACCGATTATGATCTCATCGTCATCGACGAAGCGCACCGGGGCTACATCCTCGATAAAGAGATGGGAGAAGACGAACTTCTCTATCGGAACCAGGACGACTATGTGAGCAAATACAGAACCGTCATCGACTACTTCGACGCGGTAAAAATCGCTATGACGGCGACGCCGGCCCTGCACACCGTTGAGATCTTCGGCAAGCCTGTCTTTAACTACTCCTATCGGGAAGCCGTCATCGAAGGATACTTGGTCGATCATAACGCCCCGCACAACCTGAAGACGAAGCTGTCCATCGAGGGGATCCACTACGACAAAGGTGAAACGGTGGCGATTTACGACCCCGTCACGGGAGAAATCACCAACAGCTATGAATTGGAAGATGAACTGAACTTTGATATCGACAGCTTTAACCGCAAGGTCATCACAGAGTCCTTCAATCGAACGGTGTTGGAGGAAATCGTCAAGCACATCAACCCGGAGGGCGAAGGGAAGACCCTGATCTTTGCCGTCGATGACAGCCACGCCGACCTCATCGTCAAAATCTTGCGGGAGATTTTCGAGGAGTATGGTGTAGACAATGAGGCGGTCAAGAAAATCACCGGATCGGTCGATAAGGGCAACAAAAAGAAAATCGCGGAAGCGATCAAAAAATTTAAGAATGAAAAGTACCCGAACATCGCCGTCACCGTGGACTTGCTGACGACCGGCGTGGATGTTCCCGAGATCACGACACTCGTCTTTATGCGCAGGGTGAAATCGAGAATCCTCTTTGAGCAAATGCTCGGACGGGCGACTCGCCTCTGCCCGGAAATCAACAAGACCCATTTTGAGATCTTCGATCCCGTCGGCGTATACGAATCGTTAGACCCTGTCAGCACAATGAAACCAGTTGTTGCGAACCCTACAACGACGTTTGAGGATCTCATCCAGGGACTTGCAACACTTCCGGCGGAAGAACAACAGAAGAACCAGATCGACATGATCATCGCCAAGTTGCAGAGAAAGAAACGAACGATCAGCGGTAAAACACTGGAACACTTCATCGACCTCGCCGGAGGGAAAAATCCGGCACAATTCATTGAATCGTTGCAGTCATTGCCTGTCGAAAAGGCAAAAGACCAGATTCTCAGGAATAAACGGTTGTTCGAACTGCTCAATGAAGGCAGCGGCAGGCCGGCGGAGCCTGTGGTCATTTCCGATAAAAAAGACGAATTGGTTTGGCACACGCGGGGCTACGGGAACGCAGAAAAGCCGGAGGATTACCTGGCCGAGTTCAAGCGCTTTATCCATGACAACATGGATAAGATAGCAGCCCTGAAAATCGTCTGCACGAGACCGAAGGAACTGACGCGGGACGCCTTGAAGCGCCTCAAACTTGAACTTGACCGGAACAAGTTCACTGAGGTACAGTTAAACACGGCTTGGAAAGAGTTGAAGAACGAGGATATCGCCGCAGACATTATCACCTTCATCCGCCAGCAGGCCATCGGCTCGCCTCTCATCAGTCACGAAGAACGGATTAAAAAAGCCGTCAACAAGTTGAGGAAGAATCACCCCTTCAGCAAAATGGAACTGGACTGGCTGCGCAGGATAGAAAACCACTTGCTGCATGAGAGCGTCATCGACAAAGCGACCTTCGATGGAGGCGCGTTCAAGTCCAACGGCGGCTACAAGACGATCAACAAGATATTCAAAAACAAATTGGACGATATCATCGCAGAACTGAATGACTACCTCTATGAAGACTGGAGTGCGTAA